The proteins below are encoded in one region of Paenibacillus sp. YYML68:
- a CDS encoding glycoside hydrolase family 48 protein, translating to MMRKWLSRGVVMTLAATLTLTGTSGLNVLSPKAYAATQESANKTRFLQLYNQIKSPANGYFSPEGIPYHAVETLMSEAPDYGHMSTSEAYSYWLWLEALYGYHTGDWSKLEAAWDNMEKYIIPINEGDGKEEQPTMSYYNPNSPATYADEHPYPDQYPSAISGKYTSGKDPIDAELKATYGSNQTYLMHWLIDVDNWYKFGNLLNPTHTTTYVNTFQRGEQESVWEAIPHPSQDNKTFGKANEGFMSLFTKETATPAPQWRYTNATDADARAVQVLYWAKELGYNNPVYLNKAKKMGDFLRYGLYDKYFQQVGSAADGTPSPGTGKDSSTSLLGWYTAWGGGLGAQGSGNWAWRIGASHVHQAYQNPVAAYALSTTDGGLIPQSPTAKDDWNKSLKRQLEFYTWLLSAEGAVGGGATNSWDGSYKAYPAGVSTFYGMAYDEAPVYHDPNSNTWFGFQAWPLERVAEMYYILAEDGDISSENFQMAKTVITKWIDWSMDYVFVNKKPVTDTDGYYLNASGQRILGGLNPQVATTSAPGEFYLPGTQEWIGQPDTWNGFSQFTGNPSYRVVTKDPSQDVGVLGSYIKALTFFAAATKKETGAYSALGSQAKTLAEQLLDTAWSHNDGVGIVANEARGDYHRFFSKEIYFPGGWSGTFGQGNVIPGPGAVPSDPAKGGNGVYISYAELRPDIKKDPQWSYLENLYKTSWNPATKKWEKGTPTFKYHRFWSQVDMATAYAEYDRLISGSATTVPGAPSGITAAAGNAQVSLSWNAVSGAASYTVKRSTTNGGPYNVVASNVKVPTFTNTGLTNGTTYYYVVTAVNSNGESVNSVQVSATPKVDVSVPASPTGVTPVAGDKQVKLSWNAVSGATSYTVKRAATSGGPYTVVAANVAAATYTNIGLTNGTTYYYVVSASNSNGESANSAQVSATPKAPATGGSIVLQYRAGDTSATDNQIKPQFNIKNIGTTAVNLSDLKVRYYFTKEGTAEMSSWIDWAQLGAQHIQRTFTDSYVELSFAPTAGSIAAGGQTGDIQLRMAKSDWSNFDETNDYSYDATKTSYKDWSKVTVYQNGQLVWGIEP from the coding sequence ATGATGCGTAAATGGTTAAGCAGAGGTGTCGTCATGACGTTGGCGGCCACTCTTACTTTGACAGGAACGAGCGGCTTGAACGTGCTCTCCCCAAAGGCATACGCAGCAACTCAAGAGAGCGCTAACAAGACTCGATTCCTTCAGCTGTACAATCAGATTAAAAGCCCGGCGAACGGCTACTTCTCCCCGGAAGGTATTCCTTACCATGCAGTGGAGACGCTGATGAGCGAAGCGCCGGATTACGGACATATGAGCACCTCCGAGGCTTACAGCTATTGGCTCTGGCTGGAGGCGCTGTACGGCTACCATACAGGTGACTGGTCGAAGCTGGAAGCGGCTTGGGACAACATGGAGAAGTACATCATCCCGATCAACGAAGGGGACGGCAAGGAAGAGCAGCCGACGATGAGCTACTACAACCCGAACAGTCCGGCTACTTATGCGGATGAGCACCCGTATCCAGACCAATATCCATCCGCAATCAGCGGTAAATACACATCAGGCAAGGACCCGATCGATGCTGAGCTGAAGGCGACCTATGGCAGCAACCAGACGTACTTGATGCATTGGCTCATTGATGTCGATAACTGGTACAAATTCGGTAACCTGCTGAACCCTACCCATACAACCACTTATGTGAACACGTTCCAGCGCGGAGAGCAGGAGTCGGTCTGGGAGGCTATCCCACATCCATCTCAAGATAACAAGACGTTCGGTAAGGCGAACGAAGGCTTCATGTCGCTGTTCACGAAGGAGACGGCTACGCCTGCTCCGCAGTGGCGCTACACGAATGCAACGGATGCAGATGCACGGGCTGTGCAAGTGCTGTACTGGGCGAAGGAGCTCGGCTACAACAACCCGGTATACTTGAACAAGGCGAAGAAAATGGGCGACTTCCTCCGCTACGGCCTGTACGATAAGTACTTCCAGCAGGTCGGCAGCGCAGCGGACGGTACGCCTTCGCCGGGTACGGGCAAAGATTCGAGTACGAGCCTGCTCGGCTGGTATACAGCATGGGGCGGCGGTCTCGGCGCACAGGGCAGCGGCAACTGGGCATGGCGCATCGGCGCGAGCCACGTGCATCAAGCGTACCAGAATCCGGTGGCGGCCTATGCATTGTCCACGACAGACGGCGGCTTGATCCCGCAATCTCCGACGGCCAAGGACGACTGGAACAAGTCGCTGAAGCGTCAGCTTGAGTTCTACACGTGGCTGCTGAGCGCTGAGGGCGCGGTTGGCGGCGGCGCGACGAACAGCTGGGACGGCAGCTACAAGGCGTACCCTGCAGGCGTCAGCACGTTCTACGGCATGGCGTACGACGAGGCGCCGGTCTACCACGATCCGAATTCGAACACGTGGTTCGGGTTCCAGGCGTGGCCGCTGGAGCGCGTAGCGGAGATGTATTACATTTTGGCCGAAGATGGGGATATCTCCTCTGAGAACTTCCAGATGGCGAAGACGGTCATTACGAAGTGGATCGACTGGTCGATGGACTATGTATTCGTCAACAAGAAACCGGTTACAGATACGGACGGCTATTACTTGAACGCCTCCGGACAGCGCATTCTGGGCGGTCTGAATCCGCAGGTGGCGACGACGAGCGCTCCAGGCGAGTTCTACTTGCCGGGAACACAGGAGTGGATCGGCCAGCCGGATACGTGGAACGGGTTCTCGCAATTCACAGGCAATCCGAGCTACCGTGTCGTGACGAAGGACCCGAGTCAGGATGTCGGCGTGCTCGGCAGCTACATCAAGGCGCTGACCTTCTTCGCAGCAGCGACGAAGAAAGAGACCGGAGCGTATTCGGCGCTCGGCAGTCAGGCGAAGACGCTGGCGGAGCAATTGCTCGATACAGCCTGGTCCCATAACGATGGAGTCGGCATTGTGGCGAATGAGGCTCGCGGCGATTATCACCGCTTCTTCAGCAAGGAGATCTACTTCCCTGGCGGCTGGAGCGGCACGTTCGGTCAAGGGAATGTAATTCCGGGTCCAGGTGCTGTGCCTTCCGATCCGGCTAAGGGCGGCAACGGTGTGTACATCAGCTATGCTGAGCTGCGTCCAGATATCAAGAAGGATCCGCAATGGTCGTATCTGGAGAATCTGTACAAGACGTCCTGGAACCCGGCGACGAAGAAGTGGGAGAAGGGAACGCCTACGTTCAAGTACCACCGCTTCTGGTCACAGGTCGATATGGCGACAGCGTATGCCGAGTATGACCGCCTGATCAGCGGCTCCGCGACGACGGTGCCGGGTGCGCCTTCGGGCATTACAGCGGCAGCGGGCAACGCCCAGGTGTCGTTAAGCTGGAACGCGGTCAGCGGAGCGGCCAGCTACACGGTGAAGCGTTCGACGACGAACGGCGGCCCGTACAACGTGGTTGCTTCTAATGTTAAGGTGCCAACCTTCACGAACACTGGTCTGACGAACGGAACGACATACTATTATGTCGTGACGGCGGTGAATAGCAACGGGGAGAGTGTGAACTCCGTTCAAGTAAGCGCAACACCGAAGGTGGACGTCTCGGTGCCAGCATCGCCGACAGGCGTAACGCCAGTAGCCGGAGATAAGCAGGTGAAGTTAAGCTGGAATGCGGTCAGCGGAGCTACGAGCTATACGGTGAAGCGCGCAGCGACAAGCGGCGGCCCGTACACCGTTGTTGCGGCTAATGTTGCAGCAGCTACTTACACGAATATCGGTCTGACGAACGGAACGACTTACTACTACGTAGTGAGCGCTTCGAACAGCAACGGCGAGAGTGCGAACTCTGCGCAGGTAAGCGCGACACCGAAGGCACCTGCGACAGGCGGCAGCATTGTTCTGCAATATCGCGCGGGTGATACCAGTGCGACCGACAATCAGATCAAGCCGCAATTCAATATTAAGAATATCGGTACAACGGCTGTTAACTTAAGCGATCTGAAGGTGCGCTATTACTTCACGAAGGAAGGCACTGCTGAGATGAGCTCGTGGATCGACTGGGCACAGCTCGGTGCACAGCATATTCAGCGTACGTTCACGGACAGCTATGTGGAGCTGAGCTTTGCTCCTACGGCTGGATCGATTGCAGCAGGCGGACAGACGGGCGACATTCAGCTGCGTATGGCGAAGTCGGACTGGTCGAACTTCGACGAGACGAACGACTACTCCTACGATGCGACGAAGACTTCTTATAAGGATTGGAGCAAGGTGACGGTCTATCAGAACGGCCAGCTTGTATGGGGTATTGAGCCATAA
- a CDS encoding LysR family transcriptional regulator — MDLRQLKYFLTVAREGQVTRAAKLLNMEQPPLSRQLKQMEEELGVRLFDRSGKRLQLTEAGELLKVKAESLLHQFDETIREVKEREEAVQGTLSIGAVVSCISLLPSRIQQFRSQYPFVTYKIVEGDHFYLGELLDKRAVELVIARLPFEALIPSKECAVLPLPSDPFVVVLPSAWTEYADRTSIRMRELASFPFLALKTDTTTRMHQQVMNECSRHGFEPNVICECSSVAIIMSLVAEGIGATVFPKSVLSSFPSAVVRMLDIEDAELQSDIGIIWMKNRYLSKGAQYFIECFQPNRI; from the coding sequence ATGGATTTACGTCAGCTTAAATATTTCTTAACCGTTGCCCGTGAAGGGCAAGTCACACGCGCAGCCAAGCTGCTCAATATGGAGCAGCCGCCGCTCAGCAGGCAGCTGAAGCAGATGGAGGAGGAGCTCGGCGTGCGGCTGTTCGATCGAAGCGGCAAGCGTCTCCAGCTGACCGAGGCGGGTGAGCTGCTGAAGGTGAAGGCCGAGTCGCTGCTGCATCAGTTCGACGAGACGATCCGCGAGGTGAAGGAGCGCGAGGAGGCGGTGCAGGGGACGCTCTCGATCGGTGCCGTCGTCTCCTGCATCTCGCTGCTGCCAAGTCGCATCCAGCAGTTTCGCAGCCAATATCCATTCGTGACGTACAAGATCGTCGAGGGCGATCACTTCTATCTCGGCGAGCTGCTCGATAAGAGAGCGGTGGAGCTGGTCATTGCCCGTCTGCCGTTCGAGGCGCTCATTCCGTCCAAGGAGTGTGCGGTGCTGCCGCTGCCGTCCGATCCGTTCGTCGTCGTGCTGCCCAGCGCTTGGACTGAATATGCCGACCGCACCTCGATTAGGATGCGTGAGCTCGCGAGCTTCCCGTTCCTCGCGCTGAAGACCGACACGACGACCCGTATGCACCAGCAGGTGATGAACGAATGCAGCCGTCACGGCTTCGAGCCGAACGTCATCTGCGAATGCTCCAGCGTAGCCATCATTATGTCGCTCGTGGCCGAAGGGATCGGGGCGACCGTGTTTCCGAAGTCGGTCCTGTCGTCGTTTCCGTCTGCTGTCGTCCGCATGCTCGACATTGAGGATGCCGAGCTGCAGTCAGATATCGGTATTATTTGGATGAAGAATCGTTATTTATCCAAGGGCGCGCAATATTTTATCGAATGCTTTCAGCCGAACCGGATATAG
- a CDS encoding branched-chain amino acid aminotransferase produces MTQSMTIELTTQKKQKPSAQQLGFGIHYTDHMFMLNYSEGQGWHSPRIVPYQPISLDPAAKVFHYGQTIFEGLKAYKTEDGRTLLFRPGKNFERMNRSNERLSVPELDVELALEGLKQLVKVDEDWIPTEPGTSLYIRPFVFATEPLLGVAPSKEYLFMIIMSPVGAYYSEGVKPVKIYVEDEYVRAVKGGVGEAKTAGNYAAGLKAQEGAASKGYTQVLWLDGVQRKYIEEVGSMNVFFKINGKVLTPALNGSILSGVTRDSMIHLLQSWGYEVEQRAISIEEIYEADKAGTLEEAFGTGTAAVISPIGELLWQEQKLVINGGETGELSAKLYDTLTGIQKGSLEDSFGWTVEV; encoded by the coding sequence ATGACACAATCGATGACTATCGAGCTTACAACACAGAAGAAGCAGAAGCCGTCCGCTCAGCAGCTCGGCTTCGGCATCCACTATACGGACCATATGTTCATGCTCAACTACTCAGAAGGCCAAGGCTGGCACAGCCCGCGCATCGTCCCGTACCAGCCGATCTCGCTCGATCCGGCGGCGAAGGTGTTCCACTACGGACAGACGATCTTCGAGGGTCTGAAGGCGTACAAGACGGAGGACGGACGCACACTGCTGTTCCGCCCAGGCAAAAACTTCGAGCGGATGAACCGCTCCAACGAACGTCTCAGCGTGCCTGAGCTCGATGTTGAGCTTGCGCTCGAGGGCTTGAAGCAGCTTGTCAAGGTGGATGAGGACTGGATCCCGACCGAGCCGGGCACGTCGCTGTACATTCGTCCGTTCGTCTTTGCGACGGAGCCATTGCTAGGTGTAGCGCCTTCCAAGGAATATCTGTTCATGATCATCATGTCCCCGGTCGGCGCTTATTACAGCGAAGGCGTGAAGCCGGTCAAGATCTATGTCGAGGACGAATATGTCCGCGCGGTGAAGGGCGGCGTCGGCGAGGCGAAGACCGCTGGCAACTACGCGGCTGGTCTGAAGGCGCAGGAGGGTGCGGCGAGCAAGGGCTACACACAGGTGCTGTGGCTCGACGGCGTGCAGCGCAAGTACATCGAGGAAGTCGGCAGCATGAACGTCTTCTTCAAGATCAACGGCAAGGTGCTCACACCTGCCCTGAACGGCAGCATTCTGAGCGGCGTGACACGCGATTCGATGATTCACCTGCTTCAGTCGTGGGGCTATGAGGTGGAGCAGCGTGCGATCTCGATCGAAGAAATATACGAGGCTGACAAGGCGGGAACGCTCGAGGAAGCGTTCGGCACCGGCACGGCAGCCGTCATCTCGCCAATCGGCGAGCTGCTCTGGCAGGAGCAGAAGCTCGTGATCAACGGCGGCGAGACCGGTGAGCTGTCGGCGAAGCTGTACGACACGCTGACCGGCATTCAGAAGGGCTCGCTGGAGGATTCGTTCGGCTGGACCGTTGAGGTGTAA
- a CDS encoding DUF2306 domain-containing protein has product MLFTSLAMLFQVLLKLHVVAGFTALLVFWIPMVTKKGGKVHSRVGWVYVVAMGLVAVTAVYLGAWRIWLDPEQTDETVAFAYFLLFIAVLSWASCWFGLRVLRFKQRKVLHKQAIDVLTSLALLLGGIATSIYGFKVGIPLLQWFPVIGIVIGAQQVYYWLTPPRTKLHWWFEHLGSMLGCCIATITAFTVFGAPRLLQLEEVPLIVWFIPTILLTPVIVGYNIYYRLKFRQA; this is encoded by the coding sequence ATGCTCTTCACTTCGCTGGCAATGTTATTTCAGGTGCTTCTCAAGCTTCATGTTGTGGCCGGATTCACCGCGCTGCTCGTATTCTGGATTCCGATGGTAACGAAGAAGGGAGGTAAGGTTCATTCACGTGTCGGCTGGGTGTATGTCGTGGCGATGGGACTTGTCGCGGTGACCGCCGTGTATCTGGGCGCATGGCGCATCTGGCTCGATCCGGAGCAGACTGACGAAACGGTGGCATTCGCTTACTTCCTGCTCTTCATTGCCGTGCTGAGCTGGGCGTCGTGCTGGTTCGGTCTTCGCGTGCTCCGCTTCAAGCAGCGCAAGGTCTTACATAAGCAGGCGATCGACGTGTTGACCTCGCTTGCGCTGCTGCTCGGAGGCATCGCTACGAGCATATACGGCTTCAAGGTTGGAATACCGCTGCTGCAATGGTTCCCCGTCATCGGTATCGTCATCGGCGCCCAGCAGGTGTACTATTGGCTCACGCCGCCGCGTACGAAGCTGCACTGGTGGTTCGAGCATCTGGGCTCGATGCTGGGCTGCTGCATTGCGACGATAACCGCATTCACCGTATTCGGTGCGCCGCGGCTGCTACAGCTCGAAGAAGTTCCGCTAATTGTCTGGTTCATCCCTACGATCCTGCTTACACCGGTGATCGTCGGCTATAACATCTACTATCGGCTCAAGTTCAGGCAAGCGTAG
- a CDS encoding class I SAM-dependent methyltransferase, which translates to MIWQPNVYTLGGYLGRKLGSKRVIDIGCGNGYKLSQLYPEFELIGIDYGPNLELCKELYPYGSWMTHDLDTSSQLQLSTEQLHESVIICADVIEHLVHPEYLLSNIRSVMDAAQVCILSTPERDLTRGYNDYGPPGNTLHIREWNQDELERLVQSFGLQIVYSGLTDSNNVWREKRTSIIVLSGHQLDKEKAELLHSSEMRRDIDQIV; encoded by the coding sequence TTGATCTGGCAGCCCAACGTGTACACGCTTGGAGGCTACCTTGGACGGAAGCTAGGAAGCAAGCGAGTGATCGATATCGGCTGCGGCAATGGGTATAAATTAAGCCAGCTGTATCCTGAATTTGAGTTGATCGGAATTGATTATGGACCAAACCTAGAGCTATGCAAGGAGCTGTATCCGTATGGCTCTTGGATGACGCACGATCTCGATACAAGCTCGCAGCTGCAGCTCTCCACGGAGCAGCTTCACGAGTCGGTTATCATTTGCGCCGATGTTATCGAGCATTTGGTGCATCCCGAATATTTGCTATCGAACATTCGATCGGTTATGGATGCTGCCCAAGTCTGCATCTTGTCTACACCGGAGCGCGACTTGACTAGAGGCTATAACGATTACGGCCCACCGGGCAATACGCTGCACATCCGTGAATGGAATCAGGACGAATTGGAGCGTCTTGTGCAATCGTTCGGCCTGCAGATCGTGTATAGCGGCTTAACGGATTCTAACAATGTGTGGAGGGAGAAACGAACCTCGATCATCGTGCTGAGCGGTCATCAGCTGGATAAGGAGAAGGCGGAGCTGCTGCATTCGTCCGAAATGAGACGTGATATCGATCAAATCGTATAG
- a CDS encoding glycosyltransferase, giving the protein MIIFLILAHYAEDVLQDQIDNIKKLVPNSKVVLYNGGLDPDFGRSCGVDICPYSQPVQKPKLARVLIETMMWLEEEQCSYDYLVYMDSDMLFTHRGYDQRLDELMDGYDGMALYMRKVDKDTPDLWWAPARDMWNEWERWKPFFGTEYFMGCLNAMQVYRKSLIQKMLAALDYKQMIELIHTTEVYALEEILVPTLAASCGGKLRAYPKMYEKYVRLDAPLAVQDVREAREEKALFAHPIERELDNPARVWIREQLERSDAHIDERSPDSPLISIVIPCYNYGQYLDETIQSCLNSSFQDFEIIVVNDGSNDPATIQKLHQLNDPKTKVIHQRNQGLAAARNTGIKEAAGTYVFPLDADDRIHPTLLEKGYWVLERYPRLGFVTTWLKHFGNESWVWSPPPYNFYSLLHDNNIVGNSLIRRSAWEAVGGYDESMRGGYEDWDFWIKLSEGGWTGYQIQEPLFFYRKHGSSMLQQSNTKREELKKQIRDNHPYLHTSHFIEELRNKWETAPPKLPEPLPWEHVRRYEARRGGEANHIMLILPWLTVGGAEKVALDMMKGLHCQGYRFTVVTTLDSTNPWQEVFEDLTCDIFHLPRYALNGQMEDALIQLIEARGIHIVHINNSELGYVSLTRIKSRFSHIKTLSLLHAYVPSLPWDYVRKAAHMDTYLDHHIVIKPSIKQVMINKLAIAPDKVTVIPNGVDIERYKPTPQAQKLQLRQQRMLPGDSFIITFLGRLAQDKAPERFIRVCERIAALHPELPLRFHLIGDGPLHDSVLASIQESKYRHQFACMGHCSDIEVQLAISDLLVNTSPSEGLPIAGLEAMAAGVPIAAFSVPGWNELLEHRATGMLAPYSSSSDEGMVQVIDEYIQSAELRERIQVAARNVVVERYSSHKFHSAYAQCYREVTASKHDSSTIRQTELDTPEPLVTVVITSYNSKAYLNKAIESVMKQTSKQWKLLMIDDGSSDGSDQLMQQLHDGDRYMFIPNAVNMGQTYCLNKALSYTTTPYLLQLDSDDWLEPQAIELILKAFDTAPKHVAVLGGHLRILAPHGNEWIQHGASISSPLELLLLGTSVWPRCYRTRHLQEVGGWSTDLPYESRFVEDANILVKLTECYRMECLDHVLYNHLRHASNLTNQVKETSQSYEWVIHTLFERRYPQLKPIISSDHQGYSHLWGIARRRATNGRKRHTKTGTSRPLLVQKSKAYPRIKRKSREKKSIRR; this is encoded by the coding sequence TTGATTATATTTTTGATACTGGCGCATTATGCAGAGGACGTATTGCAGGACCAAATCGACAATATCAAGAAGCTTGTACCTAATTCGAAGGTGGTATTGTATAACGGCGGACTAGACCCGGACTTCGGTCGCAGCTGCGGAGTCGATATATGCCCGTACAGTCAGCCTGTACAGAAGCCGAAGCTGGCGCGAGTGCTGATCGAAACGATGATGTGGCTAGAAGAGGAGCAGTGCTCGTACGATTATCTAGTCTACATGGATTCAGATATGCTCTTTACCCATCGTGGCTATGACCAGCGGCTCGACGAACTGATGGACGGCTATGACGGTATGGCGCTGTATATGCGTAAAGTTGATAAAGATACTCCTGATTTGTGGTGGGCTCCCGCTCGGGATATGTGGAACGAATGGGAGCGATGGAAGCCTTTCTTCGGTACCGAGTACTTCATGGGATGCTTGAATGCGATGCAGGTGTACCGCAAATCGCTTATTCAGAAGATGCTAGCAGCACTGGATTATAAGCAGATGATAGAGCTGATCCATACCACAGAGGTATATGCCTTGGAGGAAATACTCGTTCCAACACTCGCGGCCAGCTGCGGCGGCAAGCTGAGAGCTTACCCGAAGATGTACGAGAAGTACGTTCGACTGGATGCGCCTTTAGCTGTTCAGGACGTGCGTGAAGCCAGAGAAGAGAAAGCATTATTCGCTCATCCAATCGAAAGGGAGCTGGACAATCCTGCCCGAGTCTGGATTCGAGAGCAGCTCGAACGCAGCGATGCTCATATTGATGAGCGATCCCCGGACTCCCCATTGATATCCATTGTGATCCCATGCTATAACTACGGCCAATATTTGGATGAGACGATTCAGTCTTGCTTGAATTCCTCCTTCCAGGACTTCGAGATTATTGTAGTCAACGACGGGTCCAATGACCCGGCTACTATACAAAAGCTGCACCAGCTGAATGACCCGAAAACGAAGGTCATCCATCAGCGCAACCAAGGCCTTGCTGCGGCACGTAATACGGGCATTAAGGAAGCGGCAGGTACGTATGTGTTCCCGCTCGATGCGGATGATCGAATACATCCAACCTTGCTGGAGAAAGGATACTGGGTGCTTGAGCGTTACCCTCGTCTAGGCTTTGTAACGACCTGGCTGAAGCATTTCGGCAACGAAAGCTGGGTCTGGAGTCCACCACCGTATAACTTCTATTCCCTTCTTCATGACAACAATATTGTAGGCAATTCGTTGATTCGTAGGAGCGCCTGGGAGGCAGTCGGCGGCTACGATGAGTCGATGAGAGGCGGCTATGAGGATTGGGACTTTTGGATTAAGCTATCGGAAGGAGGCTGGACTGGGTACCAAATACAGGAGCCTCTATTTTTTTATCGAAAGCATGGTTCTTCGATGCTCCAACAATCCAACACGAAGAGGGAGGAATTAAAGAAACAAATACGCGATAACCATCCTTATCTACATACAAGTCACTTCATAGAGGAGTTAAGGAATAAGTGGGAGACAGCTCCGCCTAAGCTGCCGGAGCCTTTACCATGGGAGCATGTGAGGCGTTACGAGGCGAGGCGAGGCGGCGAAGCTAACCATATTATGCTGATTCTCCCCTGGCTTACAGTAGGCGGCGCAGAGAAGGTCGCCCTGGATATGATGAAGGGGCTGCACTGTCAAGGCTATCGATTCACTGTTGTGACGACGCTCGACTCGACGAATCCGTGGCAAGAGGTCTTTGAAGACCTGACCTGCGATATATTCCACCTGCCGCGCTACGCGCTGAACGGCCAGATGGAGGATGCTCTGATCCAGCTTATCGAAGCCCGTGGAATCCATATCGTTCATATTAATAACAGTGAGCTCGGGTACGTATCACTAACGCGCATCAAGTCCCGCTTCTCGCACATTAAGACGCTCTCTCTGCTTCACGCCTATGTACCCAGCCTTCCGTGGGATTACGTTCGCAAAGCCGCTCATATGGATACTTATCTCGATCACCATATCGTGATCAAGCCATCGATCAAGCAAGTAATGATAAATAAGCTCGCGATCGCACCCGACAAAGTAACGGTCATTCCAAACGGTGTTGACATTGAACGGTATAAGCCAACACCACAAGCGCAAAAGCTGCAATTACGTCAGCAGCGCATGCTGCCTGGGGATTCATTCATCATCACCTTCCTTGGCAGACTGGCACAAGACAAGGCACCCGAACGATTCATCCGTGTGTGCGAGCGTATTGCCGCCCTGCATCCCGAGCTTCCACTGCGCTTTCATCTCATTGGAGATGGACCGCTTCACGACTCGGTGCTCGCCTCCATCCAGGAGAGCAAATACCGGCATCAATTCGCATGCATGGGACACTGTTCCGATATTGAGGTACAGCTTGCGATCAGTGACCTCCTGGTTAACACATCACCAAGCGAGGGCCTACCAATTGCCGGCCTTGAGGCGATGGCAGCTGGAGTACCGATCGCAGCCTTCTCCGTACCAGGCTGGAACGAATTGCTCGAGCATCGCGCAACAGGTATGCTCGCTCCATATTCCTCCAGCTCAGATGAAGGTATGGTACAGGTCATCGATGAGTATATTCAGTCCGCAGAGCTGCGAGAACGTATTCAAGTAGCCGCGAGGAATGTTGTGGTAGAGCGATATTCAAGCCATAAGTTTCATTCGGCGTATGCCCAATGCTACAGAGAGGTGACAGCATCGAAGCATGATTCGTCTACGATAAGGCAAACGGAGCTGGACACCCCCGAGCCGTTAGTTACAGTCGTCATCACATCATACAATTCCAAAGCTTATCTAAATAAAGCGATTGAGAGCGTCATGAAGCAAACCTCGAAGCAATGGAAACTGCTCATGATCGATGACGGCTCGAGCGATGGAAGTGATCAGCTTATGCAGCAGCTACATGACGGAGACCGCTATATGTTCATACCGAATGCGGTGAACATGGGACAGACTTATTGTCTGAACAAGGCCTTGTCCTATACCACAACGCCTTACTTGCTGCAACTAGATTCCGATGACTGGCTGGAGCCCCAAGCGATAGAGCTCATTCTGAAGGCATTCGACACCGCTCCTAAGCATGTGGCCGTGTTAGGAGGACACTTGCGAATTCTAGCACCTCACGGTAATGAATGGATCCAGCATGGCGCATCGATCTCTAGCCCCTTAGAGCTTCTGCTTCTGGGAACGTCCGTCTGGCCCAGATGCTATAGAACTCGTCACTTGCAGGAAGTTGGCGGCTGGTCCACCGATCTTCCATATGAATCCAGATTTGTCGAAGACGCTAACATTTTAGTTAAGCTCACTGAGTGTTACCGAATGGAATGTCTGGATCATGTCTTATACAATCATCTACGCCATGCCTCTAATTTAACTAATCAAGTAAAAGAAACGAGCCAGTCTTATGAGTGGGTCATTCATACGCTGTTCGAACGCCGTTATCCTCAGTTGAAGCCAATCATCTCATCCGATCATCAGGGCTATAGTCATCTATGGGGGATTGCGAGAAGGAGAGCTACTAATGGCAGGAAGAGACATACGAAGACAGGTACTTCCCGTCCCTTACTAGTACAGAAATCCAAAGCTTATCCGCGCATTAAACGAAAATCCCGTGAAAAAAAGAGCATTCGGCGATAA